The following proteins are co-located in the Desulfoscipio sp. XC116 genome:
- the ftsH gene encoding ATP-dependent zinc metalloprotease FtsH, with product MNKVIKNLSIYLLIVLVTIALIKWNTQDNTAIKEMRFDEFYAALGGGKIKQVTIQPDDYTTFITGEQVSGTQFQVRGTVPGGEKVEAILQDKGVRYNVKEPPKPSWWTGLLTTLLPILIFVLLFFFLMQQTQGGGNRVMSFGKSRARLHTDDKKKVTFADVAGADEVKEELEEIVEFLKNPKKFNELGARIPKGVLLFGPPGTGKTLLARAVAGEAGTPFFSISGSDFVEMFVGVGASRVRDLFEQAKKNAPCIVFIDEIDAVGRQRGAGLGGGHDEREQTLNQLLVEMDGFEANEGIIIVAATNRPDILDPALLRPGRFDREVVVGIPDINGRKEILQVHARGKPLAPGVDIGILARRTPGFTGADLANLLNEAALLAARRNKKDIGQNELEDSIERVIAGPEKKSRVISDYEKKLVSYHEAGHAVVGYLLPHTDPVHKVSIIPRGRAGGYTLLLPKEDRYYMTRSQLLDQVTMLLGGRVAEDLVLREISTGAQNDLERSTDLVRKMVMEYGMSDALGPMTFGNKQEAVFLGRDIARNRNYGEEVAGAIDREVRGTIEKKYKLAKDMLNKHIEILHKIARELMEKETLEAEEFASIMSESGIEANKA from the coding sequence TTGAACAAGGTGATTAAAAACCTTAGCATATATTTATTAATTGTACTGGTTACCATAGCTTTGATTAAATGGAATACCCAGGATAACACAGCCATCAAGGAAATGCGCTTTGATGAATTCTACGCCGCCCTGGGCGGGGGTAAAATAAAGCAGGTGACTATCCAGCCGGATGACTATACCACATTTATAACCGGTGAGCAGGTGAGCGGTACGCAGTTTCAAGTGCGGGGCACGGTGCCGGGCGGTGAAAAGGTGGAAGCCATCCTGCAGGACAAGGGTGTGCGGTACAATGTCAAGGAACCGCCCAAGCCGAGCTGGTGGACCGGCTTGTTGACTACCCTGCTGCCTATTTTAATTTTTGTTCTATTGTTTTTCTTCCTTATGCAGCAGACTCAGGGCGGGGGCAACCGGGTTATGTCCTTCGGTAAGAGCCGGGCCAGATTGCATACCGATGATAAGAAAAAGGTTACCTTTGCGGATGTGGCAGGCGCCGATGAGGTTAAGGAAGAACTGGAAGAGATTGTGGAGTTTTTGAAAAATCCCAAGAAATTTAATGAGCTGGGAGCCCGTATTCCCAAGGGGGTATTGTTGTTCGGTCCGCCAGGCACCGGTAAAACGCTGCTGGCCCGGGCCGTGGCCGGTGAGGCGGGAACACCTTTTTTCAGTATTAGCGGCTCGGATTTCGTGGAAATGTTTGTGGGGGTGGGCGCCTCCCGGGTAAGGGATTTATTTGAGCAGGCCAAGAAAAATGCTCCCTGTATAGTATTCATAGATGAAATCGACGCCGTGGGCCGTCAGCGGGGCGCGGGCCTGGGCGGCGGCCACGATGAACGTGAACAGACATTGAACCAGCTGCTGGTGGAGATGGACGGTTTTGAAGCCAATGAGGGCATTATTATTGTTGCCGCCACCAACAGACCGGATATTTTAGATCCGGCTTTGCTCCGGCCGGGGCGCTTTGACCGCGAGGTGGTGGTGGGCATTCCGGATATCAACGGCAGGAAAGAAATACTCCAGGTGCACGCCCGGGGCAAGCCTCTGGCTCCCGGGGTGGATATTGGCATACTGGCCCGGCGTACACCCGGCTTCACCGGCGCCGACTTGGCCAACTTGTTAAATGAAGCCGCTCTGTTGGCGGCTCGCCGTAATAAAAAGGATATTGGCCAAAACGAGTTGGAGGATTCTATCGAGCGGGTTATTGCCGGTCCGGAGAAGAAATCACGGGTTATCAGTGACTATGAGAAAAAACTTGTTTCTTATCACGAAGCCGGTCACGCGGTGGTAGGCTACTTGCTGCCTCATACCGACCCGGTACACAAGGTTTCCATCATACCCCGGGGGCGGGCCGGCGGATATACTCTGCTGCTGCCCAAGGAAGACCGCTATTATATGACCAGGTCGCAGCTTTTAGACCAGGTGACCATGCTGCTTGGCGGCCGGGTTGCCGAGGATTTGGTGTTAAGGGAAATTAGTACCGGCGCCCAGAATGACCTGGAACGTTCCACTGATCTGGTGCGCAAAATGGTTATGGAATATGGCATGAGCGATGCGTTGGGACCTATGACCTTCGGTAACAAACAGGAAGCTGTGTTTTTAGGCCGGGATATTGCCCGGAACCGCAACTACGGTGAAGAGGTCGCCGGAGCTATTGACCGGGAAGTCCGGGGAACTATAGAAAAGAAATATAAGTTAGCCAAGGATATGCTCAATAAGCATATTGAAATATTGCATAAAATTGCCCGTGAATTGATGGAAAAAGAGACTCTGGAAGCCGAAGAGTTTGCGAGTATTATGAGTGAATCAGGCATTGAGGCCAATAAAGCTTAG
- the ndk gene encoding nucleoside-diphosphate kinase — protein sequence MERTYVMVKPDGVQRNLIGEIVSRFEKKGLKIVGLKMLRISRELAERHYGEHRGKPFFEPLVEYITSGPVVAMALEGKDAVSTAREMMGATNPLKAAQGTIRGTFGMDIGRNVVHGSDSAESAARELGLFFAPGEIVDYKRDLDNWLYE from the coding sequence TTGGAGCGGACTTATGTAATGGTTAAGCCGGATGGGGTGCAAAGAAATCTGATCGGGGAAATTGTATCCCGCTTTGAAAAAAAAGGGCTGAAGATTGTGGGACTGAAAATGCTGCGGATTTCCCGCGAACTGGCTGAACGTCATTATGGCGAACACCGGGGCAAGCCCTTTTTTGAACCTTTAGTGGAGTATATCACTTCCGGCCCGGTGGTGGCGATGGCCTTGGAAGGTAAAGACGCGGTGAGCACGGCGCGGGAGATGATGGGGGCGACTAATCCTTTAAAAGCCGCTCAGGGAACCATACGCGGCACTTTTGGCATGGATATCGGCCGTAATGTGGTGCATGGTTCGGACTCCGCCGAAAGCGCGGCCAGGGAATTGGGACTGTTTTTTGCACCGGGGGAAATTGTTGACTATAAAAGGGATTTGGATAATTGGCTTTATGAATAA
- a CDS encoding thioesterase family protein, translated as MPGLNGSAQAEVNGQNTAVAFGSGDINVFATPAMIGLMEKAALSSVDPLLPEGYTTVGIKVNVEHVAATPVGGLVRAQSKLLEIDGWRLVFEVQALDDTRLVGRGIHERFIVRADKFLQRVAGKK; from the coding sequence ATGCCGGGTTTAAACGGTTCGGCGCAGGCGGAGGTTAACGGGCAAAATACCGCTGTCGCTTTTGGCAGCGGTGATATTAACGTATTTGCCACTCCTGCCATGATTGGACTTATGGAAAAGGCGGCACTGAGCTCCGTGGATCCTTTGTTGCCTGAAGGTTATACCACGGTAGGTATCAAAGTCAATGTGGAGCATGTGGCCGCAACCCCTGTGGGCGGTCTTGTGCGGGCGCAGTCCAAACTTCTGGAGATAGACGGGTGGCGGCTGGTTTTTGAAGTGCAGGCCCTGGATGATACCCGGTTGGTTGGACGAGGAATTCATGAGCGGTTCATTGTACGGGCCGATAAGTTTCTGCAGCGGGTGGCCGGTAAAAAATAG
- a CDS encoding formate--tetrahydrofolate ligase — translation MAYDATKLKDFEIAEQAEKNMPLPYEWQEKLNLQKDEIIPYGRICKLDFMKIIDRLKDKPDGKFIEVTAITPTPLGEGKTTTSMGLVEGLGKRGMNVGAAIRQPSGGPTMNIKGTAAGGGNALAIPMTEFSLGLTGDLNDIMNAHNLAMVALTARMQHERNYDDAELAKRNLRRLDVDPTRVEMGWIIDFCAQALRNIIIGIGGRMDGYMMQSRFGIAVSSEIMAILAVARDLKDMRERIGKIIVGYDKKGKPVTTSDLEVAGAMTAFMRNAINPTLMSTAEYQPVLVHAGPFANIAIGQSSIIADRIGLKMFDYHVTESGFAADIGFEKFWNVKCRFSGHVPNVSVLTATIRALKMHGGGPKVVAGRPLPEEYIKENVGLVEKGCENLVHHINTIRKAGINPVVCINSFHTDTKDEIAAVRRAAEAAGARCAMSEHWLKGGDGALELADAVIDACKDEVNFKFLYPLEMPLRQRVDAIAREVYGADGVSWTPEAEAKAKAFEENPEYKDFATMMVKTHLSLSHDPTLKGVPKGWTLPVRDVLIFAGAKFLCPMTGTISLMPGTSSDPAYRRIDVDTETGKVLGLF, via the coding sequence TTGGCATACGATGCAACTAAATTAAAGGACTTTGAAATCGCCGAACAGGCGGAGAAAAATATGCCCCTGCCTTATGAATGGCAGGAGAAGTTAAACTTGCAGAAGGATGAAATCATCCCTTACGGCAGAATTTGCAAACTGGACTTCATGAAAATTATCGATCGTTTAAAAGACAAGCCGGACGGCAAGTTCATTGAAGTTACCGCTATTACTCCCACTCCGCTGGGCGAAGGTAAAACCACCACTTCCATGGGTCTGGTGGAAGGCCTCGGCAAACGGGGCATGAACGTTGGCGCAGCTATTCGCCAGCCTTCCGGCGGCCCCACCATGAACATCAAGGGCACCGCTGCCGGCGGCGGCAACGCGCTGGCTATTCCCATGACCGAATTCTCACTTGGCCTTACCGGTGACCTGAATGATATTATGAACGCTCACAACCTGGCCATGGTGGCCCTTACCGCCCGGATGCAGCACGAGAGAAACTATGACGATGCCGAACTGGCCAAGCGGAATCTGCGCCGCCTGGATGTGGATCCCACCAGGGTGGAAATGGGCTGGATCATTGACTTTTGCGCCCAGGCCCTGCGGAACATCATTATCGGTATCGGCGGCCGGATGGACGGTTACATGATGCAGTCCAGATTCGGTATTGCCGTGAGCTCGGAAATTATGGCTATTCTCGCCGTAGCCCGGGATCTGAAAGATATGCGGGAGCGTATCGGTAAGATTATCGTGGGTTACGACAAGAAAGGCAAACCGGTAACCACCTCCGACCTGGAAGTGGCCGGTGCCATGACCGCTTTCATGCGCAACGCCATTAACCCGACGCTGATGAGCACTGCCGAATACCAGCCCGTACTGGTACACGCCGGCCCGTTTGCCAACATCGCCATCGGCCAGTCTTCCATCATTGCCGACCGCATTGGTCTGAAAATGTTTGATTACCATGTCACTGAGAGCGGATTCGCCGCTGACATCGGATTTGAAAAATTCTGGAACGTCAAGTGCCGCTTCAGCGGACACGTTCCCAACGTTTCCGTGCTTACCGCCACTATCCGGGCGCTCAAAATGCACGGCGGCGGCCCCAAAGTTGTCGCCGGTCGTCCGCTGCCCGAAGAGTATATCAAGGAAAACGTCGGGCTGGTTGAAAAGGGTTGCGAGAACCTGGTGCATCATATCAATACCATTCGCAAAGCCGGTATCAACCCGGTGGTTTGCATTAACTCATTCCATACCGATACCAAGGATGAAATCGCGGCAGTACGCCGTGCCGCCGAGGCGGCCGGAGCCCGCTGCGCCATGTCTGAGCACTGGCTCAAGGGTGGCGACGGCGCCCTGGAGCTGGCTGATGCCGTTATTGATGCTTGCAAAGACGAAGTTAACTTCAAGTTCCTTTATCCGCTTGAAATGCCCCTGCGCCAGAGGGTGGATGCCATTGCCCGGGAAGTATACGGCGCTGACGGCGTAAGCTGGACACCGGAAGCCGAAGCCAAGGCCAAGGCGTTTGAAGAAAATCCGGAATATAAAGACTTTGCCACCATGATGGTGAAAACTCACCTCAGCTTGTCCCACGATCCTACACTGAAGGGTGTGCCCAAGGGCTGGACACTGCCGGTGCGCGACGTTCTGATCTTTGCCGGCGCCAAGTTCCTGTGCCCGATGACCGGTACCATCAGCCTGATGCCCGGTACCAGTTCCGATCCGGCTTACCGGAGAATCGATGTGGATACCGAAACCGGCAAAGTGCTGGGCCTGTTCTAA
- a CDS encoding DUF134 domain-containing protein has protein sequence MSRPPKCRRVEFMPELTYFKPAGIPVSELEEIQLTVEELEAIRLKDLLGLEQEGCAEKMGVSRPTYHRILSNARGKVAVALVEGKAIRVEGGHFEMVVRHFKCFKCGHLWELPCGEGPRGSEISCPECRGNEVARINKEGRPYGCHWKKQGRGKGQGQDI, from the coding sequence ATGTCAAGACCGCCTAAATGTCGCCGGGTTGAGTTTATGCCCGAGCTGACTTATTTTAAACCTGCTGGAATCCCTGTTAGCGAACTGGAAGAAATTCAGCTGACGGTGGAGGAATTGGAAGCTATCAGGCTAAAGGACTTGCTCGGCTTGGAACAAGAGGGATGTGCGGAGAAGATGGGTGTATCCCGGCCTACCTATCACCGTATATTATCCAATGCCCGGGGTAAAGTGGCCGTGGCCTTGGTGGAAGGTAAAGCTATTCGTGTAGAAGGAGGGCACTTTGAAATGGTGGTGCGCCACTTTAAATGCTTTAAGTGTGGCCACCTGTGGGAATTACCTTGCGGCGAGGGACCGCGTGGATCGGAAATTTCCTGCCCCGAGTGCCGCGGCAATGAGGTGGCCCGAATAAACAAAGAAGGCCGTCCCTACGGATGTCATTGGAAAAAGCAGGGCCGGGGAAAGGGACAGGGACAGGATATTTAG
- a CDS encoding sigma 54-interacting transcriptional regulator: MTRTRIGVISPHAGFSQLAGELAVEMGIDLVIKEYSRTGMGDVLKEWENNHAVEAVVTSEIIAVPLRENTNLPVITVQVSGFDLLAALSKARSVGKRIIIAEYDHLSTMLDVNELDVPFVLYKQKDQLVDMLLNMRHEVDAVVGTMVTVLESAREAGLPAFLVQTNRGFIRCALEKAVRICLISRRDKKLCRSLQAVLNNAYDGIIAVDERGKVVIFNPVAEKITGLTGNQVLERHITAITQENLVCRMLYSNGGSIAGDIVQLGGLPFLLNRVPVSLGPNMAGLVITFQTADKIRQMESKIRKELHRQGLLAKYRFSDLVGRSAMMEETIKEARKYARSNAAVLITGESGTGKELFAHSMHNESARRGGPFVAVNCAALPESLLESELFGYEEGAFTGAKKGGKQGLFALAHGGTIFLDEIGDLGLSLQARLLRVLQQKELLPVGGQRVVPVDVRVISATNRNLPEELEEGAFRVDLYYRLNVLHLHIPPLRMRMEDVPLLFKHFFQRLTGLDYIKEWQINDWLLDKLKEHLWPGNVRELEGFVERYAALGEEDVVNHSTFRHLLAKLWRNEPTDRLSAGSQVLMLKLGHMEEMERQIIEQAISMVNGGKTELARVLGLSRTTLWKKLKKIDKTGG; the protein is encoded by the coding sequence ATGACGCGGACCAGAATAGGGGTAATATCGCCCCATGCCGGTTTTAGCCAATTAGCCGGTGAACTGGCGGTTGAAATGGGCATTGACTTGGTTATAAAGGAGTATAGCCGGACCGGCATGGGTGATGTGTTAAAGGAATGGGAAAACAATCATGCTGTGGAGGCAGTAGTTACCAGTGAGATCATTGCCGTTCCGTTGCGGGAGAATACTAATTTGCCGGTAATCACCGTGCAAGTATCGGGATTTGATCTTCTGGCGGCATTAAGTAAGGCCCGGTCGGTGGGTAAACGGATTATTATAGCGGAATATGATCACCTCTCCACTATGCTCGACGTAAATGAACTGGACGTACCTTTTGTATTGTACAAGCAAAAAGACCAACTGGTTGATATGCTTCTAAATATGCGTCATGAGGTCGATGCGGTAGTGGGCACGATGGTGACGGTGCTTGAGAGTGCGCGGGAGGCCGGTTTGCCGGCTTTTTTAGTACAAACTAACCGGGGGTTTATTCGGTGTGCCCTGGAAAAGGCTGTAAGAATATGCTTGATTAGCCGCCGGGATAAGAAATTGTGCCGTTCTTTGCAGGCTGTGTTAAATAACGCCTATGACGGAATCATAGCGGTGGATGAGCGGGGCAAGGTAGTGATATTTAACCCGGTTGCTGAAAAAATAACGGGTTTAACCGGCAATCAGGTTTTGGAGCGCCATATTACCGCAATCACTCAAGAAAACCTTGTTTGCAGGATGCTGTATAGCAATGGCGGTTCCATAGCCGGCGATATTGTGCAGCTGGGCGGTTTGCCTTTTTTATTGAACCGGGTGCCCGTATCGCTGGGACCAAACATGGCCGGCCTGGTCATTACTTTTCAGACGGCGGACAAAATAAGGCAGATGGAAAGTAAGATTCGCAAAGAATTGCACCGGCAGGGTTTGCTGGCCAAGTACCGTTTTAGTGATCTGGTGGGGCGCAGCGCCATGATGGAGGAAACTATCAAAGAAGCTCGAAAATATGCTCGTTCCAACGCCGCGGTGTTGATTACCGGGGAAAGCGGTACCGGCAAAGAGCTGTTTGCCCATAGTATGCACAATGAAAGCGCCCGCCGCGGCGGTCCGTTTGTGGCCGTGAACTGCGCGGCGCTGCCCGAGAGTTTGCTGGAAAGCGAACTGTTCGGCTATGAGGAAGGGGCCTTTACAGGAGCTAAGAAAGGCGGTAAGCAGGGCCTGTTTGCCCTGGCCCACGGAGGTACCATTTTCTTGGATGAAATAGGTGACCTTGGCTTATCCCTGCAAGCGCGTTTGCTTCGGGTGCTGCAGCAAAAAGAACTACTTCCGGTGGGGGGGCAGCGGGTAGTCCCCGTTGACGTGCGGGTGATCAGCGCTACCAATCGCAATTTGCCGGAGGAGCTGGAGGAAGGCGCTTTCCGTGTGGACTTATATTATCGCCTGAATGTTTTGCATTTGCATATACCGCCGCTGCGTATGCGCATGGAGGACGTACCTTTATTATTTAAACATTTTTTTCAGCGCCTTACCGGCCTTGATTACATAAAAGAGTGGCAAATTAATGACTGGTTGCTCGATAAGCTTAAAGAACACTTGTGGCCCGGCAATGTTCGGGAACTGGAGGGTTTTGTCGAACGGTACGCGGCCCTGGGTGAGGAGGATGTGGTCAATCATAGCACCTTTCGGCATTTACTGGCCAAACTATGGCGGAACGAGCCGACTGACAGGTTGTCGGCCGGCAGTCAGGTGCTTATGTTGAAGCTGGGCCATATGGAGGAGATGGAGCGGCAAATTATAGAGCAGGCCATATCCATGGTGAATGGTGGCAAGACTGAACTGGCCAGGGTGCTGGGTTTAAGTCGCACAACCCTGTGGAAGAAATTAAAAAAAATTGATAAAACAGGCGGTTAG
- a CDS encoding AMP-binding protein, which yields MLAKPWYKSWPAGVPKQLYYTHCITGAISCQAKKNPSLPAINYYGRVITYRELEQLTDRFAASLSDRGVNKGDRICLYMENCPQFIIAMLGGWKAGAVMVPANPMLLGDELVYQLADAGVETLVMQDDLFPIFDAVSRRTSVKNVIITERTDFLPFVPDLPPHRTMVTEAVDAFGAMSFMEMLFQGGKDCKMNEPALDDLALLQYTAGTTGLPKGAMITHRNLLSNTAGSAAWLGVRSGDVHLAVLPLFEVTGLVHSMAMPFYTCGTIVLLARYDTETVLGAVEKNRCTHWVSVATMNIAVVNYPNVHKYDLSSLRVCFSGGSPIPSEILHGFRQITGAHLGEGYGLSETISQVTINPLDKPRPGSVGIPVQQTDIKIVDIDDLENELPAGAEGELLVKGPQVMRGYWNRPAETDRALRDGWLATGDVARLDDDGYVYIVGRKKELIKPSGFIIFPREVENFLYEHPAVAEAVVVGIPDSYRVETVKAYVVLRQEYAGIITEQDIIGWARKKMAAYKYPRVVEFVNELPHMGTGRVNRRILSESR from the coding sequence ATGCTTGCTAAGCCTTGGTATAAATCCTGGCCGGCCGGAGTTCCCAAACAACTGTATTATACTCATTGTATAACCGGCGCAATTTCCTGCCAGGCTAAAAAAAATCCATCTTTACCGGCCATAAATTATTACGGTAGGGTTATAACATATCGCGAGCTGGAGCAGCTTACGGATCGATTTGCCGCTTCTCTATCGGACCGGGGAGTAAATAAAGGTGATCGCATATGCCTGTATATGGAAAACTGTCCGCAATTTATTATAGCCATGCTGGGGGGGTGGAAGGCCGGTGCCGTAATGGTACCAGCCAACCCGATGTTATTAGGTGATGAATTGGTTTACCAGCTGGCTGACGCCGGGGTGGAAACACTGGTGATGCAGGATGACTTGTTTCCCATATTTGACGCGGTTAGCCGGCGTACTTCAGTAAAAAACGTTATTATTACGGAACGCACTGATTTTTTGCCCTTTGTGCCCGATTTGCCGCCCCATCGTACTATGGTTACTGAAGCTGTGGATGCATTTGGCGCTATGTCATTTATGGAAATGCTGTTTCAGGGCGGCAAAGATTGTAAAATGAATGAACCGGCATTGGACGATCTGGCTTTGCTGCAATACACCGCCGGCACCACTGGTCTGCCCAAGGGCGCCATGATTACCCACCGCAACTTGCTCAGTAATACAGCGGGCTCGGCCGCCTGGCTGGGCGTGCGCTCCGGAGACGTGCACCTGGCGGTGCTGCCTCTGTTTGAGGTGACCGGTCTTGTGCACAGTATGGCCATGCCTTTTTATACCTGCGGTACTATTGTACTGCTGGCCCGGTATGATACCGAAACGGTGCTGGGGGCGGTGGAAAAAAACCGCTGTACCCACTGGGTGAGTGTCGCCACCATGAATATAGCGGTAGTTAATTATCCGAATGTACATAAATATGATCTATCATCGCTGCGCGTTTGTTTCTCCGGGGGGTCCCCGATACCTTCTGAAATATTGCATGGTTTTCGCCAAATTACCGGTGCTCATCTCGGGGAAGGGTATGGTCTAAGCGAAACCATATCTCAAGTAACCATAAACCCGCTGGATAAGCCTCGCCCCGGCTCGGTGGGCATACCCGTACAGCAAACCGATATTAAGATCGTGGACATTGATGACCTGGAAAACGAGCTGCCCGCCGGTGCTGAAGGGGAGCTGCTTGTTAAGGGTCCCCAGGTGATGCGGGGATATTGGAATCGCCCCGCTGAAACTGATCGGGCATTGCGTGACGGCTGGCTGGCTACAGGTGATGTGGCCCGATTGGACGATGACGGCTATGTTTATATTGTGGGGCGTAAAAAAGAGTTGATCAAGCCTTCCGGGTTTATCATATTTCCCCGGGAAGTAGAAAACTTTTTGTATGAGCACCCCGCTGTGGCTGAAGCTGTTGTAGTTGGTATACCGGATTCTTACCGGGTGGAGACTGTTAAAGCATATGTCGTTTTAAGGCAAGAATATGCCGGAATAATTACTGAGCAGGATATTATAGGCTGGGCCAGGAAAAAAATGGCCGCTTACAAATACCCGCGGGTAGTGGAATTTGTAAATGAACTGCCGCATATGGGTACCGGACGGGTGAACAGGCGTATCTTGTCCGAGTCCAGGTAA
- a CDS encoding MaoC/PaaZ C-terminal domain-containing protein produces the protein MLSGYYDDLKVGDRWVSRGRTITESDIVMFAAFSGDWYQLHTDREWAAKTPFGQRIAHGLLVLSVSSGFWDLSGGTVIAFYGMDKVRFTAPTFIGDTIHAELEIVEKKVKNPDSGVVDVKQEIKNQRGQTVAAAVLRLLLKKRAEG, from the coding sequence ATGCTCAGCGGCTATTATGATGATTTAAAGGTTGGCGACCGTTGGGTTTCCCGTGGCCGCACTATTACCGAATCAGATATCGTTATGTTTGCCGCCTTCAGCGGAGACTGGTACCAGCTGCACACGGACCGGGAATGGGCCGCCAAGACTCCTTTTGGGCAGCGCATTGCTCATGGATTACTGGTGCTGTCCGTATCCTCGGGCTTTTGGGATCTGTCGGGGGGCACGGTTATTGCCTTTTATGGCATGGATAAGGTGCGCTTTACCGCTCCTACCTTTATTGGCGATACCATCCATGCGGAACTTGAAATAGTGGAGAAAAAGGTTAAAAACCCGGACAGCGGGGTAGTTGATGTCAAACAGGAGATAAAAAATCAGCGCGGCCAAACTGTGGCGGCGGCGGTATTGCGGCTGCTGCTTAAAAAAAGAGCCGAGGGTTAG
- a CDS encoding DUF362 domain-containing protein, with product MSKPIVSVVKFDDPYQSLRRSLDLSEGLKGFSKEDKVLIKPNLVSWDFDLPFPPYGVVTTSAVIAALVRILAEEGFTRLTIGEAPLMVPKTVGQAMFKILGYHKLKEKYGVELVDFNEEKFVKVDCDGFELSLAEKALEADKIIDVPVLKTHNQTKVSLGIKNLKGCLNRKSKMFCHGAQTGLDHTFPHIIEKLPVALTIIDGVFGMAKGPGPTGKAERLNLLAASQDPLSADVVGAALLGYNAADIKHLGYFAKRSGGSVNLEDIDVRGEDVAANSKFLDYDWEWTADDTGPLGYVKRGITGLAVRKYDSTMCTGCSMLFNPLLIMLMSAFKGEPFPNVEVVSGKVQKAAPGFDKTVLFGRCACSLNKDNPNIKKAIAIKGCPPDLMEFEKAMREEGIMCDYKEYVKYRHYIYNRYKAEDGFDMGLFDVQ from the coding sequence ATGTCCAAACCGATTGTTTCCGTGGTTAAATTTGATGACCCGTATCAATCACTGCGCCGGTCCCTGGATTTAAGCGAGGGGCTTAAAGGGTTCAGTAAAGAAGATAAAGTATTAATCAAGCCCAACCTGGTGTCCTGGGATTTTGACCTGCCTTTTCCGCCTTACGGAGTGGTTACCACATCGGCTGTGATAGCCGCCCTGGTACGAATACTGGCGGAGGAGGGTTTCACCAGGCTGACTATTGGTGAAGCGCCGTTAATGGTGCCTAAAACTGTGGGGCAGGCTATGTTCAAAATTTTGGGCTATCACAAGTTAAAAGAAAAGTATGGCGTAGAGCTGGTGGATTTTAACGAAGAAAAGTTTGTTAAAGTAGATTGCGATGGCTTTGAACTGTCCCTGGCGGAAAAAGCCCTGGAGGCCGATAAGATAATTGATGTGCCGGTGCTCAAGACCCATAACCAGACCAAGGTTTCTCTGGGTATTAAAAACCTCAAGGGCTGTTTAAACCGCAAGTCCAAGATGTTCTGCCACGGCGCCCAAACCGGCCTTGACCACACTTTCCCGCATATTATTGAAAAGCTGCCCGTGGCGCTGACTATTATCGATGGCGTATTCGGCATGGCCAAGGGTCCGGGACCTACCGGCAAGGCCGAGCGGCTGAATTTATTGGCGGCTTCTCAAGATCCCCTGTCCGCGGACGTGGTGGGTGCGGCGCTTTTAGGCTATAACGCCGCGGATATTAAGCACCTTGGCTACTTTGCCAAACGCAGCGGCGGCAGTGTTAATTTGGAAGATATCGACGTGCGGGGAGAAGACGTGGCCGCCAACAGTAAATTCCTGGATTACGACTGGGAATGGACCGCCGACGACACGGGGCCGTTAGGCTATGTTAAGCGCGGCATCACGGGGCTGGCGGTGCGCAAGTACGACAGTACCATGTGCACGGGGTGCTCCATGTTGTTCAATCCTTTGCTGATTATGCTTATGTCGGCATTTAAGGGCGAGCCCTTCCCCAATGTGGAGGTGGTCAGCGGCAAAGTGCAAAAGGCCGCGCCGGGTTTTGACAAAACAGTGCTCTTTGGCCGCTGCGCCTGTTCACTGAACAAAGATAACCCCAACATTAAAAAGGCCATCGCTATTAAGGGGTGCCCGCCCGACCTTATGGAATTTGAAAAGGCGATGCGGGAAGAGGGCATTATGTGCGACTATAAAGAATACGTGAAATACCGCCATTATATCTATAACCGTTATAAAGCGGAGGATGGTTTTGATATGGGGCTGTTTGACGTTCAATAG